One genomic window of Streptomyces sp. NBC_01498 includes the following:
- a CDS encoding ABC transporter substrate-binding protein encodes MRTTLNDRKAFGAGAGSPARGTRGTRRAAVAIAVVGAVVLTGCGGGDSDDKGDAGAESKKPATTVELPKLDGEKIEVAAVWTGPEQANFTKVLDEFEKRTGATVTFVPAQDPIVNFLGTKIAGGSPPDVAMLPQVGAITQAVAKKWAKPAGAEAKAQLAKNYSQGWQDLGAVDGEQYGVYFKAANKSLVWYNNTAFENAGAAEPKTWKDLLTTAETISASGVTPVSVGGADGWTLTDWFENVYLSQAGPEKYDQLAKHEIKWTDPSVAAALTTLAEVWGKPALVAGGADGALQTEFPASVTQTFTGGDAPKAAMVFSADFAGVNVTEAGAKVGTDAKVFPFPAVGADSPVVTGGDAAVALTDSKGAQALLTFLASTDAAQIWAEAGGFVSPNKSLDGAAYPNDVQRDIAKALIDAGDDFRFDMSDQMPQSFGGTPGKGEWKALQDFLKNPKDVKGAQQRLEADAAKAYTS; translated from the coding sequence ATGCGTACAACTCTTAATGACCGCAAGGCATTTGGAGCAGGAGCAGGTTCACCGGCACGGGGGACGCGGGGAACACGGAGAGCGGCGGTCGCCATCGCGGTCGTCGGCGCCGTGGTGCTCACCGGATGCGGTGGCGGCGACTCCGACGACAAGGGGGACGCGGGAGCCGAGAGCAAGAAGCCCGCGACCACGGTCGAACTGCCCAAACTGGACGGCGAGAAGATCGAGGTCGCCGCCGTGTGGACCGGCCCCGAGCAGGCCAACTTCACGAAGGTCCTGGACGAGTTCGAGAAGCGGACCGGGGCGACCGTCACGTTCGTCCCCGCGCAGGACCCGATCGTCAACTTCCTCGGCACCAAGATCGCCGGCGGCAGCCCGCCGGACGTCGCGATGCTGCCGCAGGTCGGCGCCATCACCCAGGCCGTCGCGAAGAAGTGGGCCAAGCCCGCCGGGGCCGAGGCCAAGGCGCAGCTGGCGAAGAACTACAGCCAGGGCTGGCAGGACCTCGGCGCCGTGGACGGCGAGCAGTACGGCGTGTACTTCAAGGCCGCCAACAAGTCGCTGGTCTGGTACAACAACACGGCCTTCGAGAACGCGGGCGCGGCCGAGCCGAAGACCTGGAAGGACCTCCTGACGACCGCCGAGACGATCTCGGCGTCGGGCGTCACCCCGGTCTCCGTCGGCGGCGCCGACGGCTGGACCCTCACCGACTGGTTCGAGAACGTCTACCTCTCGCAGGCCGGTCCGGAGAAGTACGACCAGCTCGCCAAGCACGAGATCAAGTGGACGGACCCCTCGGTGGCCGCCGCCCTGACGACGCTCGCCGAGGTGTGGGGCAAGCCCGCCCTGGTGGCGGGCGGCGCGGACGGCGCGCTCCAGACCGAGTTCCCCGCCTCCGTCACCCAGACGTTCACCGGCGGTGACGCGCCGAAGGCCGCGATGGTCTTCTCGGCGGACTTCGCCGGTGTCAACGTGACCGAGGCCGGTGCCAAGGTCGGCACCGACGCCAAGGTCTTCCCGTTCCCGGCCGTGGGTGCCGACTCCCCCGTGGTGACCGGTGGCGACGCGGCCGTGGCGCTGACGGACAGCAAGGGCGCGCAGGCGCTGCTGACCTTCCTGGCCTCCACGGACGCCGCGCAGATCTGGGCGGAGGCGGGCGGCTTCGTCTCGCCGAACAAGTCCCTGGACGGCGCCGCGTACCCGAACGACGTGCAGCGTGACATCGCCAAGGCGCTCATCGACGCCGGTGACGACTTCCGCTTCGACATGTCGGACCAGATGCCGCAGTCGTTCGGCGGTACCCCCGGCAAGGGCGAGTGGAAGGCGCTTCAGGACTTCCTGAAGAACCCGAAGGACGTCAAGGGCGCCCAGCAGCGCCTGGAAGCGGACGCCGCCAAGGCGTACACGAGCTGA